In a genomic window of Oscillospiraceae bacterium:
- a CDS encoding serpin family protein, whose translation LLPNEGVSIDDYVNSLTGDGLIATLKSVKEASVQAQLPKFNYEYKIKMNDALAALGMPTAFTSGADFSKMSNLPAGKLVIGEVIHKTYIEVTEIGTRAGAVTEVGMQLTSMPIFDHTVTLDRPFVYVIVDNATNLPIFIGTVLSVA comes from the coding sequence CTTCTGCCGAACGAAGGCGTTTCGATCGACGACTATGTTAACTCGCTGACCGGCGACGGGCTTATCGCTACGCTGAAAAGCGTTAAAGAGGCCAGTGTGCAGGCACAGCTGCCTAAATTCAATTATGAATACAAGATCAAGATGAACGACGCGCTTGCGGCGCTCGGGATGCCGACCGCGTTTACGTCCGGCGCTGATTTTTCGAAGATGTCGAATCTGCCCGCCGGTAAGCTTGTAATCGGCGAAGTGATTCACAAGACCTATATCGAAGTCACCGAAATCGGAACAAGAGCCGGTGCGGTCACTGAAGTCGGAATGCAGCTGACTTCGATGCCGATATTCGACCACACCGTCACGCTCGACCGCCCGTTTGTCTATGTAATCGTCGACAACGCGACCAACTTGCCGATTTTCATCGGTACGGTGCTCAGTGTTGCCTGA
- a CDS encoding serpin family protein: protein MKKSITGIILCLLMTAVLLFNSAGCGIQVAAVDLMEGVSAKSVTGKAAEDAFISSSANFAVELFKKTLTKGENSLVSPLSVMLALAMTANGANAQTKTEMETVLGGGMTVEDLNQYLYAYVKNLPSNEKAKLNIADSIWIKDDGSFEVKPEFLQTNADYYGAAAFKAPFDDKTLADINEWVKNNTDGMIDKILDKIDPDMVMYLMNAVLFDAEWQAQYNTGDVFDGTFNAYDGTKENAKLMSSTENLYLDDGKATGFVKNYAGGKYSFAALLPNEGVSIDDYVNSLTG from the coding sequence ATGAAAAAATCAATTACGGGCATAATCCTGTGCCTGTTGATGACGGCGGTTTTACTTTTCAATTCGGCGGGCTGCGGGATTCAAGTCGCGGCTGTCGATCTGATGGAGGGTGTCAGCGCAAAATCGGTCACGGGTAAAGCGGCTGAAGACGCGTTTATTTCGTCTTCGGCGAACTTCGCCGTGGAACTGTTTAAAAAGACCCTGACAAAAGGTGAAAATTCGCTGGTCTCGCCGCTCTCTGTGATGCTGGCGCTGGCGATGACGGCTAATGGTGCAAACGCCCAGACCAAGACCGAGATGGAAACGGTACTCGGCGGCGGAATGACGGTTGAGGATTTGAATCAGTATCTTTATGCCTATGTCAAAAACCTGCCCTCGAATGAAAAAGCAAAACTCAATATCGCCGATTCCATCTGGATCAAGGACGACGGCTCTTTTGAAGTCAAGCCGGAGTTTTTGCAGACGAATGCCGATTACTACGGCGCGGCTGCTTTTAAAGCCCCGTTCGACGACAAAACTCTCGCCGACATCAACGAATGGGTCAAAAACAACACCGACGGTATGATCGATAAAATCCTCGACAAGATCGATCCCGATATGGTGATGTATCTGATGAACGCGGTGCTGTTCGACGCCGAGTGGCAGGCGCAGTATAACACGGGCGACGTTTTTGACGGCACTTTTAATGCCTATGACGGCACAAAAGAAAATGCAAAATTAATGAGTTCGACCGAAAATTTGTATCTTGACGACGGCAAAGCCACCGGGTTTGTCAAAAACTATGCGGGCGGAAAATACAGCTTCGCGGCGCTTCTGCCGAACGAAGGCGTTTCGATCGACGACTATGTTAACTCGCTGACCGGCG
- a CDS encoding YitT family protein, giving the protein MKFKVSKETVGDYLICTIGALLMAVGIYFFKFPNNFSIGGISGLSIILSNYFHLSSASVITAIINAVLLIFGFILLGRDCGAKTVLGTVVFSVALIVLEELVPLSAPLTDQPFLELFFAVGVPAMGTAMLFNRNGSTGGTDIIAMVLRKYTSMNIGAALLVSDVIITLGSFLFGIKVGLFAILGLLMKSLVVDSVIESINQCKCFQIITDEPEAIAEFIKTVIKRSATIIEAKGAYTNQKKYLVIAVMKRYQAVQLRHYLKENHLDTFMMIMNSSEIVGKGFRGTT; this is encoded by the coding sequence ATGAAGTTCAAAGTTTCAAAAGAGACCGTCGGCGATTATCTGATCTGCACGATAGGCGCGCTGCTTATGGCCGTCGGCATTTACTTTTTCAAGTTCCCGAACAATTTTTCGATTGGCGGCATCAGCGGCCTCTCGATTATTTTAAGCAACTATTTTCATCTTTCCTCCGCGTCAGTAATCACGGCAATCATCAACGCCGTTCTGCTGATATTCGGCTTCATCCTTCTCGGCCGTGACTGCGGCGCCAAAACCGTGCTCGGAACGGTGGTCTTTTCGGTTGCGTTGATAGTACTCGAAGAACTCGTTCCGCTCTCCGCTCCGCTGACCGACCAGCCGTTTTTGGAATTGTTTTTTGCGGTCGGCGTCCCCGCGATGGGCACCGCTATGCTCTTTAACCGAAACGGAAGCACCGGCGGTACCGACATTATCGCGATGGTTTTGCGCAAATATACGAGCATGAACATCGGCGCCGCATTGCTCGTCAGCGACGTCATCATCACGCTCGGCTCGTTTTTGTTCGGCATCAAAGTCGGGCTTTTTGCCATCCTCGGCCTGTTGATGAAATCGCTCGTCGTTGACAGCGTGATTGAGAGCATCAACCAGTGCAAATGTTTTCAGATCATCACCGACGAGCCCGAAGCGATCGCGGAATTCATTAAAACCGTCATCAAACGCAGCGCCACGATCATCGAAGCCAAGGGCGCCTATACCAACCAAAAAAAATATCTGGTCATTGCCGTCATGAAGCGTTATCAGGCGGTGCAGCTCAGGCATTATCTCAAAGAAAATCATCTCGACACTTTTATGATGATTATGAACTCCAGCGAGATCGTCGGAAAGGGCTTTCGAGGGACGACGTAA